The DNA segment TTAACACTTTCCATATTCAAAGTTTTTTATTTTTCGCAAAATTAGTCCCtaatagtcaacgtttgacttcattagggtttagtacacgtgtcaacacatcgtTGGGCAtgatttttacgaggtgttatagaagacgatgacaaacttatctagatatggtttgcagactctgttaatgaggtccatgaatgctgcaggtgcattggTGAGTCCGAAGGGCATCACTagaaactcatagtgaccatatatatatatgtgtgtgtgtgtatgttcgACTCATCATTTCGCCTATCAAACGTGATTTTCAGAAGGTATGATCACTAGAGAATCATACCAACAttattatgatcacgtaggaaaGTTCGGATTGAACTTAGACTTGACCAAAatggtcagaactgaaagtcaaatggaaagtcaaactgtttgactttcagttgatTGCTAGCTAAATTAATGAAATTGAACCAGGGAGAACGACTTACTATACTTGAGGACTCCTAAGAACTTCAAGGGGCTGCTCCAAACTCCAGAGGAATATCCAAGTATCGGATTAAGAGTGAATTGAAAGGTGTGAGTTGAATGTGAACCATgatcacctatttatactaatccaAAATCTCCCAAATCATGACAAGTGTGACTAGGAGCTTTAGGAGTGAGATTAGTGTCATTTTAGGTGTCACAAGGAGGGGAGTTTGAGACAATTTCACGAGATTAGTGGCAACAAGGCATCAGGGAATTGCCAGCTACCATTATGTTGTCTCTacacctcttacggaccgtaagaagtgggttacggtccgtaaggggtggtTTCACCGCCTTACAGGTTTTGAAccccttacggttcgtaagggaCCTACAGAAATGGAATTTTGGcatttttgccactttagtccttGGACTTTGTTTCTATTTCCTTTTTCGGCATAATTGGTCCCTCCCCTTCCATAAATCGGAAATAAACGGAGAGTTGGGCATGTGTCGCGTTATTATATGATATAAATTTGCCAGGTGTTACACCAACGTCCACATGTCGGCAACCAACGTCCGACCATCATCTACCTCATTTGATCATCATAGAGGGATTGTAACAAAACAAGTTTGTCAATGGTTTCAGATCTGAGTTTACCCCATCGAACTCACCACCTCTCTCTTGATTTTAAAATCCGATGTGTTTGTGTGTACGAGAGATACCCACCTCCAAACCACCGACACCGGAAGTTGCATGTTTAGCCAGAGAAAAGGGTCGGAAAACAAAAgatgctcgtaaatctgcaaccGATTTGTGTTCAACGAGTGGAGAGAAGAAAAGGGAAAGACAAGAAGAGACGGGGAGAGAGGGAGAGGGTTAGAGAGTTTTCAGATAGGTGTTGTGTTAAGTATATTATTTTAACGATGGAAGGATGGCAGAAAGAGAAAAAGTAGACGTGTGTGTATATGTTGTGCAAAATAATATTTAAGTACCTTGTGCATCACACTCATTGTACAAGAAACAATGATttcagtttgtttttttttaaatcagtCTCACCCtttatactatatataatatatgcaTTTAACTGGGTATGGTTGATTGATTGAactagtttcttttttttttttttggtaatttGATTTTCATGTAGTAGCTTATGTTCGTTAATTTTTTCAAAAAGACCGAACACGCGGCTGTGCATGTATGTTTTTCTGTTGACATTCTCATATAAATGTGGTTGAATggagtttataaaaaaaaatgaaaatttttaattGTAATCCATAGCGAGATCCGATGTCGTATCAGTACCACGACGAACAAAACCGATACTGACATAACAACATCGGTTCTGGTATTGGTGCCAGtgttggtgtttgtttttttttcagtCGATGTAAAATGCAACTTTACTTTTTGGATTACATCAtacaacatttgtttaattatagaaatattttaaattttatcaaTGCCACCATCACAACACACGACTACGCCTACTAGTTATAGACATTAATGATCTTTACCCTTCATACGTCACCCACACAAGAAATGTCCTTATCATGCCAGGAGAGTACTACTCTAGCAAGTACAAGATGCAATTGTTATGCTAGTTGCTTCTGGTTTCTTAGTTCGTCCGTAAGACACCACTTGTTGATTGGCATGTCAAACACTTTGGATCTGTACTATTCTCTGGGGGACATTGTTAGAGCCAATGACGAATCAAAATCACTTTTTAATCGATATAAGTCTTTCATATTGTTCGATAAATCATTATCACTCGACTATTATATCCCCCTATATAGCATATAAAaataaggaaaaattacaagttttgtccttaatcTATGTAGCttttttcaggcggtgtccttttcaaCGAATTTTTACAGGTTTTGCCCTTTATAGGGATTTTTGTTACAAGTTACGTCCTTTGAACTTAACCGAGTTAAATTTTTCTGCTAAATCTTATTACACGTGGGCAATTTAGtctttttacttatttaaaagacaaaacttgtaactttttctttaaaaaatatttcaaaaaaaattatatatgtctGCACCTCTTCTCTTTCAACccccaccacctcctccacctcGCAACCCTCACCGCCGCAACCGTCGTCCTCCCACCCGTCGGAACCGCCTCTCTCCCcactccatcaccaccaccgacAACGACGGAAGCTTCGGCTTATCCGACTCTGACGTGCTGTCGTCGTCGGCGGCGCATGTGGACTCCGAATGCGGTTCTTCTGGAATCTTCTCGTATAATCATAGCCGAATTGAGTCTTCTTCGGATAAGATTGATCTAGAGAGTGGTGAGTTGGAGATGAAGGTGCATTGTTTAGGAAAAAATGAGAAGCTGTGTCGGATTTGTCACCTGAATTTTGAGATTTACGATGGTGATACGGCGGAGGACGACGGTGGTGGTGAGATTGAGTTGGGGTGTAAGTGTAAGGGGGATCTTGGTGCTGCTCATAAACAATGTGCGGAAACTTGGTTTAAAATCAAGGGGAATCTGTAAGTATTATGTGAATTTCTTATTTTTATTAAGCGGAATTGGAAATGGAAGGAttttagtgaatttatttaatatgaatttatttagtctttttacttatttaaatgacaaaacttgtaatttattctttaaaaaatattttaaaaaagaCTAAATTACCCATGTGTAATaagatttaacagaaaaatttaACTGAGTTATACTCAAAAAATGTAACTTATAACAAAATTCCATATAAAAGACAAAACCTGTCAAAATTCGTTGAAAATGACACCATCTGAAAAATAGTATATATAGATATAGGACAAAACTAACCCCGGGTGACAAAGTGTCCCACTAACGTTACATAGGTGTATggcaataataaaaaaataaaagaaagaaaatgTAAATTAAATTGCAGTCGGTTTTAGTAGAATTAAGGAGGTTGTTCTGGGGCAGAACTCATACGAAATCATATTAAATACGCCATCAATTTCATTACATCGTCAACCCCCTTGGTTTCGCGGTCCATTTTTGTTTCTTCCACCATTTTCCCATCTGATTTTCTCTTTTTAATGTCTTGTATTTTCAATTTTCCCCAATTCTAATGATCTTTCAGCCCCCAATCTTTCAAATTATCAAACTTTTTGGTTAATCCGTTCTAGGGTTTCTTTTAAATTTAGGAAAGATGCGTGTAGCAAGATCTCAAGTATGGCAACCTTGTAAAAAGAAAAGATCTTGATTTCAattcaaaaaccaaaaaaaaacagATTCTTTTTTGGGAAAATGGATGGTATATGTATATTTACTTTTGATTGGGAATAAAAAAGATTAAAACTTTGTTAAAGATATTGGTGGGATTCAGAGGaatatacttgtatatttttgtatACAAAGATTAATAAGAAAAGGGGTGGTTTGGTTTGGTGATTAGGGTAGAAATATGGCTTCTTCAAGGCCTTCAAGAACAAGGGTTGGAAGATATGAACTCGGAAGGACTCTTGGTGAAGGGACTTTTGCAAAGGTTAAGTTTGCTAGAAATGTTGAAACAGGTGAGAATGTTGCTATCAAGATTCTTGATAAAGAGAAAGTTCTTAAGCATAAGATGATCACTCAGGTATTTGATGTTGACCCTTTTTAATTCTTGAGTTTGTTTGACTTTGTTGAAGGGTAATCTGCAATTTGATTGAATTAAAATCAGGAAGATGATCGGATTGTTATATCATATGTTGTTTAGTGGTTTTACTTATTGTGTTCAGTTTGACCAACCATTGACTCGATGATTTAATTGTTGTGTTTGGAGTtgtttttgtaactttttattttggaATTTGCAGATCAAACGAGAGATTTCGACTATGAAACTGATTAGACACCCGAATGTGATTCGTATGTTTGAGGTTAGTTAGTATGTGTTTTAGTTGTACTTGCTTTGTTGTTAAACTTGTATGAAGTGTATTCAACCTTAAATTAGTCTATCGTATTTGCCTGTATTGATTTGTTCGGTTCTTTCATGGGTAAACCCTGAGAATCCACTACCTCCTTTCTTTTCTTCGTAGTCAATTAAATAACGAAATATGAGAATTAAAAGGTTATGAAGATAGTCAATAGGGAGGAAtgaaaattttctttttattttaagataTGTCAAGATCAGCTTTTGTGGAAATTTCTTAAATATTCTTGCAAGTTGCAACATATGGAAATTAGAATATTGACATTAAAAGGTTATGAATACACATATTTATGAGAAAAAATCATCGTATCTTTATCGATCTAGCAAAATCCCCTTTTTGCAAATTTATCCGAGATAAGTATCTCAATTACTATACTGTTTTATAGTTTCGTGTCATAAATTAGGCTCTTAGcattaaaacacatttttttaatgTTACGCATGTACGCACTGTGAATCGCGATACACATGTGATGAAAGTCTCTTTATTGTAGGTTATGGCGAGCAAGACAAAAATATACATTGTTTTGGAATTTGTGACCGGTGGTGAACTATTCGACAAAGTTGTAAGTTCATGTTACCTTTACTCTTTTCTATGGCCTTCACAATGGGCTTTTTTACTAATACAAGATTACGACTTATTTTTAAGGCAACTAGAGGCAGACTTAAAGAAGATGAAGCAAGGAAATATTTTCAGCAGCTCATTAATGCAGTTGATTACTGCCATAGTCGGGGTGTTTTCCATAGAGATCTCAAGGTCATATTTGTCAACTTTTTTCCACTTATAAATGGGCCGGGTTGTGCTTTATCCAAAACAGGTCAAACTAGTAAATTAGTGAAAACAAAGACAGGCTGAACGGGTCAAACGGGTTGAAAGTTGTTAAGAGTCTATTTTAATGCACACAATCTTCAAAATTGTTTATTTCTTAAGATTGTTAttgtaataatattgtttttgtttAGTTAACGCAATAAATATTTATGAAGAACATTAACAATGGACAAAAAAGTGTTTGTGGGTGCAAGTGGATTAAGCAGGCGCCTTAACGATTAGGGTTCCGTATGATATTTTTGCAGCCTGAAAATTTACTATTGGATCAAAGTGGATGTCTCAAGGTTTCTGATTTTGGCTTGAGTGCACTGCCACAGCAAGTTCGAGTGAGTttgttatttgattttttttttaaatatgaaaTGTGAAAGTTGTTAATATGTTCTACCGATTCAAATTCTTAGACGTCACAAAATAAAATGGGGAAACTGAACAGTTTCTTGACATTCTTCTTATAGGAAGACGGACTACTACACACGACATGCGGAACACCTAATTATGTTGCTCCCGAGGTAAGTTATACACTTATACGTTTAACCAATTTATGAATCATTTAGTAACTTTTCTTACGGTTTGGTTATTTACTCCACTAGGTAATCAACAACAAGGGTTATGATGGAGCTAAGGCAGATTTATGGTCatgtggtgtaattcttttcgttcTTATGGCTGGATATCTTCCTTTTGAAGATGCAAACCTTACGGTCCTATACAAGAAGGTATACTTGTGTTATTCACGTCTTCTTTTTAGTTatgatgaaaacttgatattatttatttatagttttattaaaaattcaaaTGAGCTGTTTGCTTGCAGATATTTAAGGCTGACTTCACATGTCCTCCATGGTTCTCCTCAAGTGCAAAGAAGCTAATTAAAAGGATTCTGGATCCTAATCCCGTGACGGTATGTTTTTCTGTATATGCTTtaaaccttaaaattttaaaaagagttaaatgccatttcagtccctgtggttttggccattttgccagtttagtccaaaggtttcatttttcgtctgtaggtgaaacctagtggactaaaatggcaacggtgaaacctttttggacccacaggcgaaaaatgaaacctttggactaaactggcaaaatggccaaaaccacagggactaaaatggcatttaactcttttaaaaatatTGTATGTGCACATTTGCACATATTTGTTTTAGTACATTTGTCACTGATTACGTGAATGTTATATTTGCGACAGCGAATCACAACAGCCGAAGTCGTGGAAAATGAATGGTTTAAGAAAGGATACGTGGCCCCTAAGTTTGAACAAGAGGATGTTAGTCTAGCTGACGTAGATGCTATTTTCAATGAAGCTGGGGT comes from the Helianthus annuus cultivar XRQ/B chromosome 4, HanXRQr2.0-SUNRISE, whole genome shotgun sequence genome and includes:
- the LOC110937225 gene encoding CBL-interacting serine/threonine-protein kinase 23 isoform X1, which translates into the protein MASSRPSRTRVGRYELGRTLGEGTFAKVKFARNVETGENVAIKILDKEKVLKHKMITQIKREISTMKLIRHPNVIRMFEVMASKTKIYIVLEFVTGGELFDKVATRGRLKEDEARKYFQQLINAVDYCHSRGVFHRDLKPENLLLDQSGCLKVSDFGLSALPQQVREDGLLHTTCGTPNYVAPEVINNKGYDGAKADLWSCGVILFVLMAGYLPFEDANLTVLYKKIFKADFTCPPWFSSSAKKLIKRILDPNPVTRITTAEVVENEWFKKGYVAPKFEQEDVSLADVDAIFNEAGDAAVLVVEKRDERPAQPVTMNAFELISKSQGLNLSSLFEKQMGLVNRETRFTSKCPANEIITKIEEAATPLGFDVKKNNYKLKLQGEKTGRKGHLSVATEIFEVAPSLYMVEVRKAGGDTLEFHKFYKNLSTGLKDIVWRTEEEANGNLTAGAPVLPPPS
- the LOC110933879 gene encoding uncharacterized protein LOC110933879, translating into MSAPLLFQPPPPPPPRNPHRRNRRPPTRRNRLSPHSITTTDNDGSFGLSDSDVLSSSAAHVDSECGSSGIFSYNHSRIESSSDKIDLESGELEMKVHCLGKNEKLCRICHLNFEIYDGDTAEDDGGGEIELGCKCKGDLGAAHKQCAETWFKIKGNL
- the LOC110937225 gene encoding CBL-interacting serine/threonine-protein kinase 23 isoform X2 is translated as MASSRPSRTRVGRYELGRTLGEGTFAKVKFARNVETGENVAIKILDKEKVLKHKMITQIKREISTMKLIRHPNVIRMFEVMASKTKIYIVLEFVTGGELFDKVATRGRLKEDEARKYFQQLINAVDYCHSRGVFHRDLKPENLLLDQSGCLKVSDFGLSALPQQVREDGLLHTTCGTPNYVAPEVINNKGYDGAKADLWSCGVILFVLMAGYLPFEDANLTVLYKKIFKADFTCPPWFSSSAKKLIKRILDPNPVTRITTAEVVENEWFKKGYVAPKFEQEDVSLADVDAIFNEAGDAAVLVVEKRDERPAQPVTMNAFELISKSQGLNLSSLFEKQMGLVNRETRFTSKCPANEIITKIEEAATPLGFDVKKNNYKLKLQGEKTGRKGHLSVATEIFEVAPSLYMVEVRKAGGDTLEFHKFYKNLSTGLKDIVWRTEEEANGNLTGAPVLPPPS